A part of Brassica rapa cultivar Chiifu-401-42 chromosome A05, CAAS_Brap_v3.01, whole genome shotgun sequence genomic DNA contains:
- the LOC117134073 gene encoding uncharacterized protein LOC117134073, which yields MDVSEDLARDYPPRLYPEGASIFENKSINTNSHFSEIPRLRQAIGIDVWDNLKTYPVGLIAKLAESKLVWSGKTVHYLLCRQLRVYKKEIWSLVVDQPLRFSLIEFGEITGLNTNPLPEESFEPDPENYKALWELLKVPLGYGPKFDELIEALTECPFWSADQRKWYGLLFLQAIGLYGLHHNCRIPFESAKRVFDDDALMTYPWGRTAYEFLVDSIKLLHPQGGSYTLSGFKDVLLVWAYESVTVFGELYGRKVNPDEIPLLRWGGSRTRASLATTIAKEMNDHGTVRVRKMVMKEGLEELFPQWKDEADDPQLDNLIKDIHADRFVRDFYVQSNEKNKKTKAGVSSEAEPPSKKQKKGKKQKEVKINEGETAVVEEKESAKEKGRSEAVLLNIVAHLEKLDRKFDSRLTEYDTKFGDFSQGLLDTIGDTVKTTVEERLRVLGVSNSSQPEGQHVMVSEDNQQPESNSGQPDGQNVMVSEDNRQPDSNSGQPASKTPIDKQSEDSQPQKTPDKGQSEKNLADDIAKADAKGMGAKLNSKVVRDKAAGVKKNLDSAFGNADATNADLVSDSPGKEPPFGRGCRGLGKRNNLAADLERNEAELKKKQKQEEAELKRKKKQEEAELKKKQKKEEAELKKKKKQEEADLKKKKKQEEADSKKDIPASKRTRSGTIRIPIPTKQIKNTKYSDELWPESDVEEDERKRCGRIKEYRLKAVQLSPDGSQMSAEFGPSVPFPHIGDNVTCMRKGFEPSPAIYDPLGPVDPVKRDNLLQHLKPHE from the exons ATGGATGTTTCCGAAGATCTAGCAAGGGATTACCCTCCAAGACTTTACCCTGAAGGGGCTtctatttttgaaaacaaaagcattaaTACGAATAGCCATTTTTCTGAGATCCCTCGACTTAGACAAGCAATTGGAATAGATGTGTGGGATAATCTGAAGACGTATCCTGTTGGATTGATTGCTAAACTGGCTGAGAGCAAATTGGTGTGGTCTGGTAAGACCGTACATTATCTACTTTGTAGACAGCTGCGAGTCTATAAGAAGGAGATTTGGTCTCTCGTTGTTGATCAACCTCTCAGGTTTAGCTTAATAGAATTTGGTGAGATCACGGgtttaaacacaaatccactGCCAGAAGAAAGTTTTGAACCTGATCCAGAGAATTACAAAGCGTTGTGGGAGTTGTTGAAAGTGCCGCTTGGGTACGGACCCAAGTTTGATGAGCTTATAGAAGCTTTAACGGAGTGTCCATTCTGGAGTGCTGATCAGCGGAAATGGTATGGGCTGTTGTTTCTTCAAGCCATTGGACTTTATGGCTTGCATCATAATTGTAGAATACCCTTTGAAAGTGCAAAAAGAGTATTCGATGATGACGCCCTGATGACTTATCCTTGGGGTCGGACTGCCTATGAATTTCTTGTTGATTCTATCAAGTTGTTGCATCCACAAGGAGGGTCGTACACCCTTAGCGGCTTCAAGGACGTGTTATTGGTTTGGGCGTATGAATCTGTCACAGTGTTCGGAGAGCTTTATGGCAGAAAAGTGAATCCAGACGAAATTCCGCTTTTGCGATGGGGTGGAAGTCGTACTCGTGCAAGTCTTGCTACTACAATAGCTAAGGAGATGAATGATCATGGAACG GTGCGTGTGAGGAAAATGGTGATGAAGGAGGGTCTAGAAGAGCTGTTTCCTCAGTGGAAGGATGAAGCAGATGACCCACAACTTGATAACCTAATTAAAGATATACATGCAGATAGGTTTGTTAGAGATTTTTATGTGCAATCGAatgagaagaacaaaaaaacgaAGGCTGGAGTTTCGTCAGAGGCTGAGCCACCctcaaagaagcagaagaaaggtAAGAAACAGAAGGAGGTGAAAATCAATGAGGGTGAAACTGCTGTTGTAGAGGAGAAGGAGAGTGCAAAAGAGAAGGGTCGTAGCGAAGCGGTTCTGCTGAACATAGTTGCTCATCTCGAGAAGTTGGACCGAAAATTTGACTCGAGATTAACAGAATACGACACCAAGTTTGGAGATttttcccaaggccttttggataCCATTGGAGATACAGTGAAAACTACAGTTGAAGAGCGTCTGAGAGTTTTGGGGGTGTCCAATAGTAGTCAACCTGAAGGTCAACACGTGATGGTCTCAGAAGACAACCAACAGCCGGAGTCCAATAGTGGTCAACCTGATGGTCAAAACGTGATGGTCTCAGAAGACAACCGACAGCCGGACTCCAATAGTGGTCAACCTGCATCTAAGACCCCTATTGATAAACAGTCCGAAGACAGCCAACCGCAAAAGACCCCTGATAAAGGCCAATCTGAGAAGAATCTGGCAGATGATATTGCTAAAGCTGATGCGAAAGGTATGGGAGCAAAGCTGAATTCGAAGGTTGTCAGGGATAAGGCTGCTGGGGTGAAAAAGAACTTGGATTCGGCGTTTGGTAATGCCGATGCAACAAATGCTGATTTGGTCTCTGATTCTCCTGGTAAGGAACCACCATTCGGACGCGGTTGCAGGGGCTTAGGGAAAAGAAATAACTTAGCGGCTGATTTGGAGAGGAATGAAGCTGAgttaaagaagaagcagaagcaagaagaagctgagttgaagaggaagaagaagcaagaagaggctgagttaaagaagaagcagaagaaagaagaggctgagttaaagaagaaaaagaagcaagaagaggctgatttaaagaagaagaagaagcaagaagaggctGACTCAAAGAAGGATATTCCTGCTTCAAAAAGGACTCGCAGTGGTACAATAAGAATACCCATTCCGACTAAGCAAATTAAGAACACCAAGTATTCAGACGAACTGTGGCCGGAATCTGATGTGGAGGAAGATGAAAGGAAAAGGTGTGGAAGAATAAAGGAGTATCGGCTGAAAGCTGTTCAATTATCTCCAGATGGGTCTCAAATGAGTGCGGAATTTGGTCCTTCTGTACCATTTCCCCACATCGGAGACAATGTAACGTGCATGAGAAAAGGTTTTGAACCTTCACCTGCAATATATGATCCCCTAGGACCTGTTGATCCGGTTAAAAGGGATAATCTTTTGCAACACCTAAAGCCACACGAGTAA